AAAATGAGGCCCAGAATTACGGAAGTCCTTCAGAGGGCAAGTGATCCACAAGCTGAGGCACCTGATGGCAGCCTATACTCCTTACTGCACTTCTCAGGAACCACAGTCTCAGGCTTCCAGGCACTTGGGCTCCCAACTGCTTGCCTGGCTCTGACCCTATATTTTTAGAATCTTCTTCTGGCCATTTGTCTTCTTACTCTGGTCTTAACCTTGTGTCCTCTCTATTGTCTGTCATCTATAGCCTTTAACCTGGCGACAGAGGGAAAGCTAATCAAGGACTATAGATCTACCCTAGGGAGCCTGTAAAGTGCATGATCCACACGCATGCCACCCAGAGTTGACTGAAAACCCAATGAGCGGCGTCCTCTAATGCCCATTTTCTGGGTCCTCTCCCCCATTCCTGGCCCATCCGAGTCAGCCCCACTCTGTAGCCACCACTCCTGACTAAAAGATGCATCCTGACCTTCCCTCCCCGCCTTCTCACAGCCAGGTCACCCTGAATCTTTGCACCCATCATTATAGCTGCTGGAGAGCCGGCTTCTGCTTCAGCAAATGCTGCAGGGTGTTTGACTGCCAGCAGGGTCACCTTCTGAGGACGGGTTTGTGGCCCACAGAAGAGCTGCCTGACAGTCTCAGCCTCCCCTCACTCAGCCCACATCAAGCAGCTGGGTTATAAAAAAGGGGAACTTGCTATTTAGAAGGGAATCAGAGGGAGAGCTGTCAGcaggacataaatattcatagagGGAGGTTAGAACTTGAGTCCCTAAAACCTTGATTTGTGTTCGTCCGTTTAAGCCTCATTAAAAAGTGGTAAATGAAAGTGGGGATATTCAGTGGAACTGCAGATAAATTGGGCTTGTTCAGATAAAGGCCTCCAACTGCCAGCTCCACAGGCCCTGCCCAGAGCACGATGGCAGATTGGCTTGGCCACTTATGGTTTGCCAGCCTCAATTTAAAGATTTTGCTCAGCATGAGTTCCCGGCCTTATTCTGGGCCAATTACCACTTATTTGGGCACCTGGTTGCCTTCCAGATGTGTTTAGGGATGGAAATCCCCAACCTGCTTCCCCCCAGAGTGACATGCAAACTGGGACTTGGCCCAAGGGGTGACAGGAAGAAATCTAACCTAGGACCAAAGATTGGCACAGGGTTTTCCACCAAGTACATAATCTATGTGCCTGTGTAGTTGCTTCTCCTTTTAGCTTCCTCGAGCTTCTGTGGGCACGAGGGGAGGAGTTCAGGCTCTGGTTGCTACAGGAGGTCTAGATCTGCCCCTAGCTCCTCAGCTCCATCCACGTCCAACCCTAGTCATTCCTCCatagctacacacacacaaagactgcAGCAGGCCGGGCCTTGTGGTGACCACAAAGGGGAGACAGACAGCCCCCATCCTAGGATGGCAGCTACAAAGTCAGGCATCCTTAGGAGCCAGGCAGTCACATGCACAAGTGGAATGGGCCAGTCTGGGCTATACAGGATCCTTGGGCCACAAGTTTATACTGTCAGTAGAGGTCCCCAGAGtccaggaaggggaggaggttggACACCTGTCGCTGGGATGACCTAGTGTGCCGTCAGCCTTATGAGAGAAGGGCTAATTAATTTGCCAATGGAAGGAGATGGTACCCTTCAGCCAGGGGCAGCAGAGGTGGCCTCATGGAGGAGGTGACGCTTGGAGAATTAAGCTTTGGGATCTGGTGTGGAATTGGTGCCCTGTGATGTCTACACCATGGGATGGCAGCAGTAAGTCTCAGGGTCCCCAGGGGCTGGGCCGCGCAGTGGCCTGAAGCACATGCTGTTCTCTCCCAGCCCCACTGACCGTCACATTGGACTGTCATTGTTCCCTGTGCCTGGCTGCTTGGTGCTTACTTCCCGACAGTGCAGGCTTCAGGATGGCCGCTGGCCGCCACAGGCACAGCCCCAGCTCCTTGCGGAGGCTGCTCCCTAGGACAGTCCTACCTTTGGTGCCAATTAGCAGAGAAGTGACATAATTAAGCAGGCAGTCAACTCAGGGCTCTTCCCTCCCACAGGGCCCTGCTTCTAGAGCTGGAGTCGGCAGCCAGCTGAGGCTGCAGGAAAGGCAGATGGAGTGGCACTTGGGCCAGGCGTTGGGACAAGGCGAAGCGGCCGACCCAGAAGTGGCTGAGCTAGGTGCTggccaggcagagggacaggtgGCTTCAAGTGCAGCTCTCCTGATGCCAGCCCCAGAACACctgcctgggactctgggatcctcTGCACTTGTAGTCATGGATTACTGTCTCCGCAGGGGCCTTTCTGGAAGAGACTGGATAAAGAACTGGCAGAGACCAGTAAGGAGAGGGGTGCTCCAGGCTGATTTCTCAGAAGACTCATTCCCTCTGGGGATCCCAGTCTCCCATTTGTGAACTAGAGGTCATATTTGCTATGACCCAGGGATGTGGTGAGGAGTGAAGTCAGGTGGAAGATGGAGCATCCTGGGGACCTGAGGGACCATTCAGTCAGCTGCCATGAGGAACACAGGGCCCTCAGAACCTTCCCAGCCACCGAAATCTAGGCTCCTGCCAGCAGGAGGTGGCCGAGGAGACAGACACCTGGAGACAGATGGACATGAATTTTCAAAGCCACATGTATGATACGAGTACCAGGCCTGACCGATCTAGTCCAGTATTTTACAAATCATTTTCCCACAACTCACATTATATGCCCAAGAACACAGCTCTGAAACTATAAtcaaaacaaatgggaaaactgatACTTTTGGCAGCCAGCCTTTGAGGAGCTTAGCTATTTTGCCCTACAAGTTACAGCTACCTTGATGATAGGCAATGTTTTTGCACAAGAACCAAGTCAGAAAGAAACAAGTTTTTTTGAGCTGTGTTTTTTTTACACTCAGTGATTTTTATTGATTCTtatagcaaaatatatattcttaactTGATTACCGGCAGAAGTGTGTCAATGCAAAAAATACCTCTGCTTTTTGGCCCCTAGATGTCCAACCACTGCACCCCCCAATCCCTCCCACGTGGAGGGCTGGGGAAAGGCAGGGCCTCACTGCATTCTAGGCTAAGCCTGGGCAGCAGGTGCCTTTTGTGGGGCCAgctggggcaggtgctggggaggtggggtggaatGAGGGACTGCTCCTGTCTGCCCCCAGCCCATGCTCGGTCCAGAGGGTCAGGGTGGTTCAGAGAACCTTCTGGCACCCAGAGCTGCCTCTGTGGGGCTCAGGCTGCACTGTGTGGAGGCAGAGGACAGCAAAACAGAGAGGCTGGGGGCCCAGGGGAGCAGGGTGCTGTCCAGGAAGACTCCGAgagcctccttcctccccatcccaggatcccaactATTTTGTACATTGAAAGGCTCTGCCACCCATCCCTCTCTGCTGGGTGCTGTGTTGCAGATCGATGGGCTGGAGGAGAAGCTGTCACGGTGTAGGAAAGACTTGGAGGCAGTAAACTCCAGGCTCCACGGGGCGGAGCTGAGCCCAGAGGCCAGGTACTGTGTCTGCCCCCgcctctccttcctccagcccccatcttcagcctggggccctggccctgggcttcCATTCACCCTACCCCTGGCCACTGGAGATTGGGGCCCTTGTTCCCTCGTCCGTTGCCCTGGTGTGCCAGCTGCCCCTCAGATGGGGGGAAAGGGCTTGAGCCATAAAACACCTTCTCCCCTCATAGGAAGTctctggagaaggagaaaaacagcCTGATGAGCAAAGCCTCCAACTATGGTAAGAAAGTTCCTTTCCTTTACCAAGCCCATCCTCCAGTCCCAGGGTCAAGAGAGGACAAACAGCCCAGGAACCCACCAGGTCCTGGGGATCAAGAGGGTTCTTGGGAAGGGAGTCAACCTCACcacctcttcccctccacccacccccagtcCCCCGCTGAGGCTATAGGGAACCCACTGTAAGCCCAGCGGCCTGGAAGGAGAGCAGGTTTGTTCCTTTGTTCTGGGGGACATGGAGAGGCCTGTGGGTCTGCTCTTCCTCTGTGGGATGAAGGGGAATGGTTGCCGTCAGTCCAGAAGAGACTCCCGTCCACCCAGACTTGGGAGATccacctcccatcccctcccccccttgcactccatcccaggaaaaCCCCTGGAGGTGAAGGAAGGGCTACTGTGGGTGGAGCAATGCTGCCACCTTCTGGGCGCCGGGGGCAGAGCCAGGTAGAGCCAGGAGAGTGCAGAGCCGGAGGGTGGCTACTAGCATCCCTACCCCAACCCTGCCCCAACCCTGCCCCAACCCTGCCCCAAGCAGCCTCAGAGGAAGCCGGTCTGCAGAGGTTCATCAGacttctctgttctgttctccCCGAGAGACCTGACCTGCCAAGAATCAGCCCTAGAACAGTCCAGGTGACAGGGAACCTCCCAGAGGGACCAGTTTGAATCAACATTGTAAGCACAgcacatgtgtatgcacacataccCCTACCTGGGCCCTGGTCTCAGTCAGGCCTGCCCAGAGCGGATTTACAGGTACCTACCCACTCCTCTACACAAGGAGGGGAGCgatattcattc
Above is a genomic segment from Canis lupus baileyi chromosome 7, mCanLup2.hap1, whole genome shotgun sequence containing:
- the CCDC167 gene encoding coiled-coil domain-containing protein 167, with the protein product MTKKKRESLGVALEGPASRAGVGSQLRLQERQMEWHLGQALGQGEAADPEVAELGAGQAEGQGPFWKRLDKELAETRSQLFCTLKGSATHPSLLGAVLQIDGLEEKLSRCRKDLEAVNSRLHGAELSPEARKSLEKEKNSLMSKASNYEKELQLLRQENRRNMVLSVAIFILLTFIYACWTM